One Lacunisphaera limnophila DNA window includes the following coding sequences:
- a CDS encoding GumC family protein: MPTLPSTKDSATLGDFVGLLRLRKGLIFLVLGLVLLTTLGVTALLPKWYLSTAKISVQKPESEVKLFQAQSNTYYDPYFIQDQFRIIQAEKILYPVIESLGLNEILGKQLNDGVALPSAITYRYLISKMLRVEAPRASSIIEIDVYARDQRLAADIANAIARVYAEDRITLATSDQREGLAQLRKELDKQELAVTTQRDHVEKLRKELDIAGVDLSQRYSDMDIETLRQMQNSLIALRVDAIGRKTRWERFRNIPAADRRNLVNSELIQDTNIQNLLQAYLISDQTVTRLMARLGAAHPDLIAAIDNSAKIQQQLDSQLRGYESSLEMAFKEAEARVTELERQLAQAKVDQILSARERMRPFEEATGKLDDEQRLLTTLKLTLRQREIDFQVPKKTIEILNTAEPARFASRPNWPLNILFACVFGTILGVGAAVLLEYFDTSFRNVADVEGKLSLPVLGVIPHMAEAGELHDPSSPEGEPYRVLQTNLNLALTAGKTSVLVVLSSGPGEGKSTTLRQLALCMAAAGEKVLLIDSDVRRPTQHKLAGLSRDPGLTDIVLNKVPWTAAVVRDKSGLIDFIPAGAAANNVTLGLLYATKLKALVEEFRGRYDKVLFDSPPIIGVSDASVLASLADGIVLLIQHRRNPESMVQRAKQIIDGLKVPVIGVVLNQVPTGTGEDYSYYTNNYSYYSHEKPVPGAAGAAGPNEARGSDRIEMRETREPERKR, translated from the coding sequence ATGCCCACCCTCCCGTCCACCAAGGACAGCGCGACCCTCGGCGATTTCGTCGGTCTGCTGCGCCTGCGCAAGGGGCTCATCTTCCTGGTCCTCGGCCTCGTGCTGCTCACCACGCTGGGCGTCACCGCCCTGCTGCCCAAGTGGTATCTGTCCACGGCCAAGATCAGCGTGCAGAAGCCCGAGAGCGAGGTGAAGCTCTTCCAGGCGCAGAGCAACACCTACTACGACCCGTATTTCATCCAGGACCAGTTCCGGATCATCCAGGCGGAGAAGATCCTCTATCCCGTGATCGAGTCGCTCGGACTCAACGAGATTCTGGGCAAGCAGCTCAACGACGGCGTGGCCCTGCCCTCGGCGATCACCTACCGTTACCTCATCAGCAAGATGCTCCGCGTGGAGGCGCCCCGCGCCTCCTCCATCATCGAGATTGATGTCTACGCCCGCGACCAGCGTCTCGCCGCGGACATCGCGAACGCCATCGCCCGCGTCTACGCCGAGGACCGGATCACGCTCGCGACCTCCGACCAGCGCGAGGGCCTGGCCCAGCTGCGCAAGGAGCTCGACAAGCAGGAGCTCGCCGTCACCACCCAACGCGATCACGTGGAGAAGCTGCGCAAGGAGCTCGATATCGCCGGCGTGGATCTCAGCCAGCGGTACAGCGACATGGACATCGAGACGCTGCGCCAGATGCAGAACTCGCTCATCGCCCTCCGGGTCGACGCCATCGGCCGCAAGACCCGCTGGGAACGTTTCCGCAACATCCCGGCGGCCGACCGCCGCAACCTCGTCAATTCCGAGCTGATCCAGGACACCAACATCCAGAACCTGCTCCAGGCCTACCTCATCTCCGACCAGACCGTCACCCGGCTCATGGCCCGCCTGGGGGCGGCCCACCCGGATCTGATCGCGGCCATCGATAACAGCGCCAAGATCCAGCAGCAGCTCGACAGCCAGCTGCGGGGCTACGAGAGCTCGCTCGAGATGGCCTTCAAGGAGGCCGAGGCGCGCGTCACCGAGCTCGAGCGCCAGCTGGCGCAGGCCAAGGTTGACCAGATCCTCTCCGCCCGCGAGCGCATGCGGCCCTTCGAGGAGGCGACCGGCAAGCTCGACGACGAGCAGCGCCTCCTGACCACCCTCAAGCTGACGCTCCGGCAGCGGGAAATCGACTTCCAGGTGCCGAAGAAGACGATCGAGATTCTGAACACCGCCGAGCCCGCGCGTTTTGCCAGCCGACCCAACTGGCCCCTGAACATTCTGTTTGCCTGCGTCTTCGGTACCATCCTCGGGGTGGGGGCCGCGGTGCTGCTCGAGTACTTCGACACCAGCTTCCGCAACGTGGCCGATGTGGAGGGCAAGCTCAGCCTGCCTGTGCTCGGCGTGATCCCGCACATGGCCGAGGCCGGTGAGTTGCACGACCCCAGCTCCCCCGAAGGCGAGCCCTACCGGGTGCTGCAGACCAACCTGAACCTCGCGCTGACCGCCGGCAAAACCTCCGTGCTCGTCGTGCTGTCGTCCGGCCCCGGCGAGGGCAAGTCCACCACGTTGCGCCAGCTGGCCCTGTGCATGGCTGCCGCCGGTGAGAAGGTGCTGCTGATTGATTCCGACGTGCGTCGCCCGACGCAGCACAAACTCGCTGGCCTGTCGCGCGATCCCGGCCTGACCGACATCGTGCTCAACAAGGTGCCGTGGACCGCGGCGGTCGTGCGCGACAAGTCCGGCCTGATCGACTTCATCCCGGCCGGCGCGGCCGCCAACAACGTCACGCTCGGCCTGCTCTACGCCACCAAGCTCAAGGCGCTCGTGGAGGAGTTCCGTGGCCGCTACGACAAGGTGCTCTTCGATTCCCCGCCGATCATCGGCGTGAGTGATGCCTCGGTGCTGGCCAGCCTCGCCGACGGCATCGTCCTGCTGATCCAGCACCGGCGCAACCCCGAGAGCATGGTCCAGCGCGCCAAGCAGATCATCGACGGCCTGAAGGTGCCGGTGATCGGCGTGGTGCTCAACCAGGTGCCGACCGGCACGGGCGAGGACTACAGCTACTACACGAACAATTACTCCTATTACTCCCACGAAAAACCGGTCCCGGGAGCGGCCGGGGCCGCGGGACCAAACGAAGCCCGGGGCAGCGACCGCATCGAGATGCGGGAAACGCGTGAACCCGAGCGCAAGCGCTGA